A genomic segment from Flammeovirga pectinis encodes:
- a CDS encoding Ig-like domain-containing protein: MKKTTKFECLLVLLLALVATPFNTQAQVSINVNTSSTIASNVSDKYGINLNAGVDHDVDRAAGSRTLSAAITETGSKRLRYPGGEKTNYFFWTADPMDPDPTTNYWTGSYADGARTTLNFDEFMTLCQETGAEAHVNVALSIWDTVTLNKTMAAEWVRYSNVTKGYNVKYWEIGNEMWHNSKQTQWAKFPLNVNSLAAKVIEYSNAMKAVDPTIQIGVSWKAHEAQQLINLCGDALDFIAISNYTNGGGTSYTNYKNGTNVDLLKVDESLTLPTVISEFNQADWTDSGWDLSNNTGKGLINFDLIGQILQSSKTAYGCLWNTRWYPDENGVYGGLKWDAVDNQNNLTAVAQPLALWEKFIKDDLVQISSGTTSVVAYAAYDKNNGDLNVILINKATSSLNIDLGITSLNNYAIGNVWQFKGNDEWDTAPTLAQLSAASVVNDAITYTLPSTSITVFSMAADNPNALVSPVEGGLYTTNGIDFEFNTSSATEYIYVYDQNWQEIAALSAPNFSFNYEPSTSGNATFHFEYNDANWTNIGNGNVNVTIEQGTPSETIDVSKTYYMVSPTHNLKIGANGAEDAFTTSLSATDQTVQWQLSESTTEGYYYIDCLGGGGKPRIRTDQSTVADMQAATSKGDWTKWLLEEVAGTSYYKLTTRGGTNPRLKVTSNGVVEMSTIASGGTNTYISFEEVGGGSSTIAVSGIQVSNQNGVMYTGNTVQLTATLTPSNATNQNKNWSSSNAAVATVNGSGLVTTVGVGTANITVTAVDGGFSATTTITVYNQVNALITPVEGGTYSSISPLEFIFTTAANTQYIYVYDANWNEVAFLTAPNFTFTHTPTITGNTKFHHQYRDASWGNMGDDAIVNVNISTSGTRMSANGEESAFNIDVFPNPSSDFVTIKSSNTESEVSLIMYNTTGQPLLSDTFIGSYNLSVTDLNKGVYILLITDQSGNQEQVKLLVE; this comes from the coding sequence ATGAAAAAAACTACAAAATTTGAATGTCTATTAGTACTCCTTTTAGCACTAGTAGCAACTCCCTTCAACACACAAGCCCAAGTCAGCATTAATGTCAACACATCAAGCACAATTGCAAGTAATGTAAGTGACAAGTATGGTATTAACCTCAATGCTGGTGTTGACCATGATGTAGACAGAGCAGCAGGAAGCCGAACACTATCTGCAGCAATCACAGAAACAGGATCCAAACGCCTCCGTTACCCCGGTGGTGAAAAAACGAACTACTTTTTTTGGACCGCAGACCCTATGGATCCAGATCCAACAACCAATTATTGGACGGGAAGTTATGCCGATGGTGCTCGGACTACTTTAAACTTTGATGAGTTCATGACTTTATGTCAAGAAACGGGTGCTGAAGCTCACGTTAATGTGGCCTTGAGTATTTGGGACACAGTTACGTTAAATAAAACAATGGCTGCCGAATGGGTAAGATATTCTAACGTTACAAAAGGATACAATGTAAAGTATTGGGAAATTGGCAATGAAATGTGGCATAATTCTAAACAAACTCAATGGGCCAAATTTCCTCTTAATGTAAATTCTTTAGCAGCAAAAGTAATTGAATACTCAAATGCAATGAAAGCTGTTGATCCTACTATCCAAATTGGTGTTAGTTGGAAGGCACATGAAGCACAACAATTAATTAACCTTTGTGGTGATGCACTCGATTTTATTGCAATTAGTAATTATACTAATGGTGGTGGAACTTCTTATACGAATTATAAAAATGGTACAAATGTAGATCTTCTAAAAGTAGATGAAAGTTTAACGTTACCTACTGTCATTTCAGAATTTAATCAAGCAGATTGGACTGATAGCGGATGGGACCTATCTAACAATACAGGTAAAGGTTTAATCAACTTTGATTTAATTGGTCAAATTTTACAAAGTTCAAAAACGGCTTATGGTTGTTTATGGAATACGAGATGGTACCCTGATGAAAATGGTGTTTATGGAGGTTTGAAGTGGGATGCTGTCGATAATCAAAATAACTTGACAGCAGTGGCACAGCCTTTAGCATTATGGGAGAAATTTATTAAAGATGATCTAGTACAAATCTCTAGTGGAACTACTTCAGTAGTTGCTTATGCTGCCTACGATAAAAATAATGGAGACTTAAACGTTATTTTGATCAATAAAGCAACCTCATCATTAAATATTGATCTTGGTATTACGTCTTTGAATAACTATGCAATTGGAAATGTTTGGCAATTTAAAGGTAACGACGAATGGGATACTGCACCAACATTAGCACAACTTTCAGCTGCTTCTGTAGTAAATGATGCCATTACTTATACACTACCTTCTACTTCTATTACGGTATTTTCTATGGCAGCCGATAACCCGAATGCTTTAGTGTCACCTGTAGAAGGAGGTCTTTATACAACCAACGGAATAGATTTTGAATTTAACACTTCGTCTGCTACAGAATACATTTATGTTTACGATCAAAATTGGCAAGAAATAGCGGCATTATCTGCACCAAACTTCTCGTTTAATTATGAGCCATCAACTTCAGGTAATGCAACTTTTCATTTTGAATACAACGATGCAAACTGGACTAATATTGGAAATGGAAATGTAAATGTTACGATAGAACAAGGTACACCATCTGAAACTATTGATGTATCAAAAACTTACTACATGGTGAGTCCTACCCATAATTTAAAAATTGGAGCAAATGGTGCAGAAGATGCCTTTACAACTTCTTTATCTGCTACTGACCAAACGGTACAATGGCAATTGTCGGAATCTACAACAGAAGGATATTACTATATAGATTGCCTTGGTGGTGGTGGAAAACCTCGTATTCGTACAGATCAATCTACTGTTGCAGATATGCAAGCAGCAACTTCTAAAGGCGATTGGACAAAATGGTTATTAGAAGAAGTGGCGGGAACATCGTATTACAAATTAACAACAAGAGGAGGTACTAATCCACGCCTCAAAGTAACATCAAATGGAGTGGTTGAAATGTCAACAATTGCTTCAGGAGGTACAAATACCTACATTTCTTTTGAAGAAGTAGGTGGAGGATCGAGTACAATTGCTGTTTCTGGTATTCAAGTCTCAAATCAAAATGGAGTAATGTACACAGGAAATACGGTACAACTTACAGCTACTTTGACACCTTCTAATGCTACAAATCAGAATAAAAATTGGAGCAGTAGTAATGCCGCAGTTGCAACAGTAAATGGCAGTGGTCTTGTAACAACTGTTGGTGTTGGAACGGCAAATATTACAGTAACGGCAGTAGATGGAGGGTTTTCTGCAACAACAACAATAACCGTTTACAATCAAGTAAATGCATTAATTACACCAGTAGAAGGAGGTACTTACAGCAGTATTAGTCCGCTAGAATTTATCTTTACTACAGCAGCAAACACACAATATATTTATGTATATGATGCTAATTGGAATGAGGTAGCCTTTTTAACAGCACCAAATTTTACATTTACACACACACCTACTATTACTGGAAATACAAAATTTCACCATCAGTATAGAGATGCTAGTTGGGGTAATATGGGAGATGATGCTATTGTGAATGTAAACATTTCTACAAGTGGAACTAGAATGAGTGCAAATGGTGAAGAAAGTGCATTTAATATTGATGTATTCCCTAATCCATCATCTGATTTTGTTACGATAAAAAGTTCGAATACAGAAAGTGAAGTCTCGTTGATAATGTACAATACAACAGGACAGCCTTTACTATCAGACACATTTATTGGTAGCTATAATTTATCAGTAACTGATTTAAATAAAGGAGTTTATATCCTTTTAATTACAGATCAGTCGGGTAATCAAGAACAAGTGAAATTGTTGGTAGAATAA